A portion of the Eulemur rufifrons isolate Redbay chromosome 30, OSU_ERuf_1, whole genome shotgun sequence genome contains these proteins:
- the SRPK3 gene encoding SRSF protein kinase 3 isoform X3 codes for MSASAGGGGGGGDSGSSSSSQASCGPESSGSELAQAAPAPRMLQGLLGSDDEEQEDPKDYCKGGYYPVKIGDLFNGRYHVVRKLGWGHFSTVWLCWDIQRKRFVALKVVKSAGHYTETAVDEIKLLKCVRDSDPSDPKRETIVQLIDDFRISGVNGVRVCMVLEVLGHQLLKWIIKSNYQGLPVPCVKSIVRQVLHGLDYLHTKCKIIHTDIKPENILLCVGDAYIRRLAAEATEWQQSGAPPPSRSTVSTAPQEVLTGKLSKNKRKKMRRKRKLQKRLLEERLRDLQRLEAMEAAAQAEDSSSRLEGGSGSTSSSGFSGSLFSLASGSILSGSSTQRETGGLLSPSTPFGASNLLVNPLEPQNADKIKIKIADLGNACWVHKHFTEDIQTRQYRAVEVLIGAEYGPPADIWSTACMAFELATGDYLFEPHSGEDYSRDEDHIAHIVELLGDIPPAFALSGRYSREFFNRRGELRHIHNLKHWGLYEVLMEKYEWPLEQATQFSAFLLPMMEYIPEKRASAADCLQHPWLNP; via the exons ATGAGCGCCAGTGCGGGCGGGGGTGGCGGTGGCGGAgacagcggcagcagcagcag CTCGCAGGCCTCCTGCGGGCCCGAGTCCTCGGGCTCCGAACTAGCCCAGGCCGCTCCAGCACCCCGAATGCTGCAGGGGCTCTTGGGCTCTGATGATGAGGAACAGGAGGACCCCAAAGACTACTGCAAGG GCGGGTACTATCCCGTGAAGATCGGCGACCTGTTCAATGGGCGGTACCACGTGGTGCGCAAGCTGGGCTGGGGCCACTTCTCCACCGTCTGGCTGTGCTGGGACATCCA GCGCAAGCGCTTCGTGGCCCTAAAAGTGGTGAAGAGCGCAGGGCATTACACAGAGACAGCTGTGGATGAGATCAAGCTCCTGAAATGT GTCCGGGACAGCGACCCTAGTGACCCCAAAAGAGAGACCATTGTCCAGCTCATTGATGACTTCAGGATCTCAGGCGTTAATGGGGTCCGT GTGTGCATGGTGCTGGAGGTCCTGGGCCACCAGCTCCTTAAGTGGATCATCAAGTCCAACTACCAGGGCCTGCCTGTGCCCTGTGTGAAGAGCATCGTGAGGCAG GTGCTGCATGGCCTGGACTACCTCCACACCAAGTGCAAGATCATCCACACCGACATCAAGCCTGAGAACATCCTGCTGTGTGTGGGCGATGCGTACATCAGGCGCCTGGCGGCTGAGGCCACAGAGTGGCAGCAGTCCGGGGCACCACCCCCATCCCGCTCCACAG TGAGCACTGCCCCCCAGGAAGTCTTG ACTGGTAAGCTGTCCAAAaacaagaggaagaagatgaggcGCAAGCGGAAACTGCAGAAGCGGCTGCTGGAGGAGCGGCTGCGGGACCTGCAGAGGCTGGAGGCCATGGAGGCGGCGGCCCAGGCCGAGG ACTCCAGCTCAAGACTAGAGGGGGGCAGCGGCTCCACCTC GAGCTCCGGCTTCTCGGGctccctcttctctcttgctTCGGGCTCCATCCTCTCCGGCTCGTCCACTCAGCGTGAGACCGGGGGCCTGCTGTCACCCAGCA caCCGTTTGGTGCCTCAAACCTCCTGGTGAACCCCCTGGAGCCCCAAAACGCAGACAAGATCAAGATCAAGATCGCGGACCTGGGCAATGCCTGCTGGGTG CACAAGCACTTCACTGAGGACATCCAGACGCGGCAGTACCGGGCCGTGGAGGTGCTGATCGGCGCTGAGTACGGCCCCCCCGCGGACATCTGGAGCACGGCGTGCATG GCCTTCGAGCTGGCCACCGGCGACTACCTGTTTGAGCCTCACTCTGGAGAAGACTACAGCCGCGATGAGG ACCACATCGCTCACATCGTGGAGCTTCTGGGAGACATCCCCCCGGCCTTCGCCCTCTCGGGCCGCTACTCCCGGGAGTTCTTCAACCGGAGAG GAGAGCTGCGACACATCCACAACCTCAAGCACTGGGGCCTGTACGAGGTGCTCATGGAGAAGTACGAGTGGCCCCTGGAGCAGGCCACGCAGTTCAGCGCCTTCCTGCTGCCCATGATGGAGTACATCCCTGAGAAGCGGGCCAGCGCGGCCGACTGCCTGCAGCACCCCTGGCTCAACCCCTAA
- the SRPK3 gene encoding SRSF protein kinase 3 isoform X1, producing MSASAGGGGGGGDSGSSSSSQASCGPESSGSELAQAAPAPRMLQGLLGSDDEEQEDPKDYCKGGYYPVKIGDLFNGRYHVVRKLGWGHFSTVWLCWDIQRKRFVALKVVKSAGHYTETAVDEIKLLKCVRDSDPSDPKRETIVQLIDDFRISGVNGVRVCMVLEVLGHQLLKWIIKSNYQGLPVPCVKSIVRQVLHGLDYLHTKCKIIHTDIKPENILLCVGDAYIRRLAAEATEWQQSGAPPPSRSTVSTAPQEVLTGKLSKNKRKKMRRKRKLQKRLLEERLRDLQRLEAMEAAAQAEDSSSRLEGGSGSTSSSGCHPGGAGAGPSPASSSPTPGGDRSLSPCSQSSGFSGSLFSLASGSILSGSSTQRETGGLLSPSTPFGASNLLVNPLEPQNADKIKIKIADLGNACWVHKHFTEDIQTRQYRAVEVLIGAEYGPPADIWSTACMAFELATGDYLFEPHSGEDYSRDEDHIAHIVELLGDIPPAFALSGRYSREFFNRRGELRHIHNLKHWGLYEVLMEKYEWPLEQATQFSAFLLPMMEYIPEKRASAADCLQHPWLNP from the exons ATGAGCGCCAGTGCGGGCGGGGGTGGCGGTGGCGGAgacagcggcagcagcagcag CTCGCAGGCCTCCTGCGGGCCCGAGTCCTCGGGCTCCGAACTAGCCCAGGCCGCTCCAGCACCCCGAATGCTGCAGGGGCTCTTGGGCTCTGATGATGAGGAACAGGAGGACCCCAAAGACTACTGCAAGG GCGGGTACTATCCCGTGAAGATCGGCGACCTGTTCAATGGGCGGTACCACGTGGTGCGCAAGCTGGGCTGGGGCCACTTCTCCACCGTCTGGCTGTGCTGGGACATCCA GCGCAAGCGCTTCGTGGCCCTAAAAGTGGTGAAGAGCGCAGGGCATTACACAGAGACAGCTGTGGATGAGATCAAGCTCCTGAAATGT GTCCGGGACAGCGACCCTAGTGACCCCAAAAGAGAGACCATTGTCCAGCTCATTGATGACTTCAGGATCTCAGGCGTTAATGGGGTCCGT GTGTGCATGGTGCTGGAGGTCCTGGGCCACCAGCTCCTTAAGTGGATCATCAAGTCCAACTACCAGGGCCTGCCTGTGCCCTGTGTGAAGAGCATCGTGAGGCAG GTGCTGCATGGCCTGGACTACCTCCACACCAAGTGCAAGATCATCCACACCGACATCAAGCCTGAGAACATCCTGCTGTGTGTGGGCGATGCGTACATCAGGCGCCTGGCGGCTGAGGCCACAGAGTGGCAGCAGTCCGGGGCACCACCCCCATCCCGCTCCACAG TGAGCACTGCCCCCCAGGAAGTCTTG ACTGGTAAGCTGTCCAAAaacaagaggaagaagatgaggcGCAAGCGGAAACTGCAGAAGCGGCTGCTGGAGGAGCGGCTGCGGGACCTGCAGAGGCTGGAGGCCATGGAGGCGGCGGCCCAGGCCGAGG ACTCCAGCTCAAGACTAGAGGGGGGCAGCGGCTCCACCTCCTCTTCAGGCTGCCACCCCGGGGGGGCCGGGGCAGGCCCCTCCccagcttcctcctcccccaccccagggggcGACCGCAGCCTCAGCCCCTGTTCGCAGAGCTCCGGCTTCTCGGGctccctcttctctcttgctTCGGGCTCCATCCTCTCCGGCTCGTCCACTCAGCGTGAGACCGGGGGCCTGCTGTCACCCAGCA caCCGTTTGGTGCCTCAAACCTCCTGGTGAACCCCCTGGAGCCCCAAAACGCAGACAAGATCAAGATCAAGATCGCGGACCTGGGCAATGCCTGCTGGGTG CACAAGCACTTCACTGAGGACATCCAGACGCGGCAGTACCGGGCCGTGGAGGTGCTGATCGGCGCTGAGTACGGCCCCCCCGCGGACATCTGGAGCACGGCGTGCATG GCCTTCGAGCTGGCCACCGGCGACTACCTGTTTGAGCCTCACTCTGGAGAAGACTACAGCCGCGATGAGG ACCACATCGCTCACATCGTGGAGCTTCTGGGAGACATCCCCCCGGCCTTCGCCCTCTCGGGCCGCTACTCCCGGGAGTTCTTCAACCGGAGAG GAGAGCTGCGACACATCCACAACCTCAAGCACTGGGGCCTGTACGAGGTGCTCATGGAGAAGTACGAGTGGCCCCTGGAGCAGGCCACGCAGTTCAGCGCCTTCCTGCTGCCCATGATGGAGTACATCCCTGAGAAGCGGGCCAGCGCGGCCGACTGCCTGCAGCACCCCTGGCTCAACCCCTAA
- the SRPK3 gene encoding SRSF protein kinase 3 isoform X2, translating into MSASAGGGGGGGDSGSSSSSQASCGPESSGSELAQAAPAPRMLQGLLGSDDEEQEDPKDYCKGGYYPVKIGDLFNGRYHVVRKLGWGHFSTVWLCWDIQRKRFVALKVVKSAGHYTETAVDEIKLLKCVRDSDPSDPKRETIVQLIDDFRISGVNGVRVCMVLEVLGHQLLKWIIKSNYQGLPVPCVKSIVRQVLHGLDYLHTKCKIIHTDIKPENILLCVGDAYIRRLAAEATEWQQSGAPPPSRSTVSTAPQEVLQTGKLSKNKRKKMRRKRKLQKRLLEERLRDLQRLEAMEAAAQAEDSSSRLEGGSGSTSSSGCHPGGAGAGPSPASSSPTPGGDRSLSPCSQSSGFSGSLFSLASGSILSGSSTQRETGGLLSPSTPFGASNLLVNPLEPQNADKIKIKIADLGNACWVHKHFTEDIQTRQYRAVEVLIGAEYGPPADIWSTACMAFELATGDYLFEPHSGEDYSRDEDHIAHIVELLGDIPPAFALSGRYSREFFNRRGELRHIHNLKHWGLYEVLMEKYEWPLEQATQFSAFLLPMMEYIPEKRASAADCLQHPWLNP; encoded by the exons ATGAGCGCCAGTGCGGGCGGGGGTGGCGGTGGCGGAgacagcggcagcagcagcag CTCGCAGGCCTCCTGCGGGCCCGAGTCCTCGGGCTCCGAACTAGCCCAGGCCGCTCCAGCACCCCGAATGCTGCAGGGGCTCTTGGGCTCTGATGATGAGGAACAGGAGGACCCCAAAGACTACTGCAAGG GCGGGTACTATCCCGTGAAGATCGGCGACCTGTTCAATGGGCGGTACCACGTGGTGCGCAAGCTGGGCTGGGGCCACTTCTCCACCGTCTGGCTGTGCTGGGACATCCA GCGCAAGCGCTTCGTGGCCCTAAAAGTGGTGAAGAGCGCAGGGCATTACACAGAGACAGCTGTGGATGAGATCAAGCTCCTGAAATGT GTCCGGGACAGCGACCCTAGTGACCCCAAAAGAGAGACCATTGTCCAGCTCATTGATGACTTCAGGATCTCAGGCGTTAATGGGGTCCGT GTGTGCATGGTGCTGGAGGTCCTGGGCCACCAGCTCCTTAAGTGGATCATCAAGTCCAACTACCAGGGCCTGCCTGTGCCCTGTGTGAAGAGCATCGTGAGGCAG GTGCTGCATGGCCTGGACTACCTCCACACCAAGTGCAAGATCATCCACACCGACATCAAGCCTGAGAACATCCTGCTGTGTGTGGGCGATGCGTACATCAGGCGCCTGGCGGCTGAGGCCACAGAGTGGCAGCAGTCCGGGGCACCACCCCCATCCCGCTCCACAG TGAGCACTGCCCCCCAGGAAGTCTTG CAG ACTGGTAAGCTGTCCAAAaacaagaggaagaagatgaggcGCAAGCGGAAACTGCAGAAGCGGCTGCTGGAGGAGCGGCTGCGGGACCTGCAGAGGCTGGAGGCCATGGAGGCGGCGGCCCAGGCCGAGG ACTCCAGCTCAAGACTAGAGGGGGGCAGCGGCTCCACCTCCTCTTCAGGCTGCCACCCCGGGGGGGCCGGGGCAGGCCCCTCCccagcttcctcctcccccaccccagggggcGACCGCAGCCTCAGCCCCTGTTCGCAGAGCTCCGGCTTCTCGGGctccctcttctctcttgctTCGGGCTCCATCCTCTCCGGCTCGTCCACTCAGCGTGAGACCGGGGGCCTGCTGTCACCCAGCA caCCGTTTGGTGCCTCAAACCTCCTGGTGAACCCCCTGGAGCCCCAAAACGCAGACAAGATCAAGATCAAGATCGCGGACCTGGGCAATGCCTGCTGGGTG CACAAGCACTTCACTGAGGACATCCAGACGCGGCAGTACCGGGCCGTGGAGGTGCTGATCGGCGCTGAGTACGGCCCCCCCGCGGACATCTGGAGCACGGCGTGCATG GCCTTCGAGCTGGCCACCGGCGACTACCTGTTTGAGCCTCACTCTGGAGAAGACTACAGCCGCGATGAGG ACCACATCGCTCACATCGTGGAGCTTCTGGGAGACATCCCCCCGGCCTTCGCCCTCTCGGGCCGCTACTCCCGGGAGTTCTTCAACCGGAGAG GAGAGCTGCGACACATCCACAACCTCAAGCACTGGGGCCTGTACGAGGTGCTCATGGAGAAGTACGAGTGGCCCCTGGAGCAGGCCACGCAGTTCAGCGCCTTCCTGCTGCCCATGATGGAGTACATCCCTGAGAAGCGGGCCAGCGCGGCCGACTGCCTGCAGCACCCCTGGCTCAACCCCTAA